From Halichoerus grypus chromosome 6, mHalGry1.hap1.1, whole genome shotgun sequence, one genomic window encodes:
- the COX14 gene encoding cytochrome c oxidase assembly protein COX14 isoform X1, producing the protein MLNRLSHPGAPSSGICVGAVQRDNMPTAKQLADIGYKTFSTSMMLLTVYGGYLCSARAYRYFQRRSSQRQAAEEQKTSGVL; encoded by the exons atgcttaaccgactgagccacccaggcgccccttcctctgGCATATGTGTAGGGGCCGTTCAGA GGGACAACATGCCAACTGCCAAGCAGCTAGCTGACATTGGCTACAAGACCTTCTCTACCTCCATGATGCTCCTCACTGTGTACGGGGGTTACCTGTGCAGTGCCCGGGCCTACCGTTACTTCCAGCGGCGCAGCTCCCAGCGCCAGGCTGCAGAAGAACAGAAGACCTCAGGAGTCCTGTAG
- the COX14 gene encoding cytochrome c oxidase assembly protein COX14 isoform X2, which translates to MPTAKQLADIGYKTFSTSMMLLTVYGGYLCSARAYRYFQRRSSQRQAAEEQKTSGVL; encoded by the coding sequence ATGCCAACTGCCAAGCAGCTAGCTGACATTGGCTACAAGACCTTCTCTACCTCCATGATGCTCCTCACTGTGTACGGGGGTTACCTGTGCAGTGCCCGGGCCTACCGTTACTTCCAGCGGCGCAGCTCCCAGCGCCAGGCTGCAGAAGAACAGAAGACCTCAGGAGTCCTGTAG